In the genome of Sphingomonas sp. LR60, the window CGATCCGCGCCGAGGAGGAAGGCGTGGTCGGCATCGCGCTGCGGATCAACGCGGAGGGGCGGATCGATCCGTGCAGCGTCACCGCGTCGAGCGGCCATGCCTCGCTCGATCAGGCGACGTGCCGCCTCTACCAGCGCCGCGCGCGCTTCACCCCGGCGCACGACGATGCCGGGGCACCGGTCACGGCGACCTTCACCGACCGCATTCGCTGGCAATTGCCGCGGTAATTACGACCAGCGCGCCGCCGCGTTATCGTCGGCGGCGCGCGCCTCTACCCAGCGAGACGCGCCGTCGACCGTCTCGCGCTTCCAGAATGGCGCATCGGTCTTGAGCCGGTCGATCAGGAAGGCACAAGCGTCGAGCGCGGCGGCGCGGTGGGCCGAACAGGTGCCGACGAACACGATCCGCTCGCCCGGCGCCATCGGCCCGACACGGTGGACGATCGTCGCCGCGGTCAACGACCAGCGCGCGCTCGCCTCTTCGGCGAGCCGCGTCAGCGCCGCCTCGGTCGCGCCCGGATAATGCTCCAGCTCCAGCGTCGCGACACCATCGTCGGCGCGCACCAGCCCGGTGAAGGTCGCGACCGCCCCG includes:
- a CDS encoding molybdenum cofactor biosynthesis protein MoaE → MIRVLVSREPIDVAAEFERVERGGAVATFTGLVRADDGVATLELEHYPGATEAALTRLAEEASARWSLTAATIVHRVGPMAPGERIVFVGTCSAHRAAALDACAFLIDRLKTDAPFWKRETVDGASRWVEARAADDNAAARWS